TTTGCTTGTCCTAAATCCGGCTGGTGGGGTTTTGCAGCTCTCAATGATGCAGACTATAAAATCAAAGGGAAAACCGTTGAACTTGGAGCAGTTCTTTGGATTGAAATGTTTTCATATTAATTTAAAAAATGTTTTTTTAAAAAATAGCCAAACAGAATTAATAGACATTTCACATATAACTAAAGTAAAGGTTAGACCAGATGGTCTGACCTTTACTTTTTTTCATTATTAGGCCACTAATAATATAATTAGAAAACATAGCCATTACTTTGTTAATAGTAATAAATTCAGCTTTTTATTTGATATAATACTATGGAGTATGAATGCGTAACCCGCATGTCTTAATTGTCGATGACAGTAAAACCATACGTTCTGTCCTAAGCTCACAGCTCAAAAGCCGGAGTATTGATGTAACTGAAGCAGTCGACGGCCTTCAAGGGCTTAATCACATTCGCAAAAGGCATTATGACTTGGTAATTACCGATGTAATCATGCCTAATATGGATGGATATCAGCTTTGCACTGAAATTAAGAATAATCCTGAAACGAAATCTACTCCCGTTATCATTCTCTCTACTAATGAAAAAAACGAACAGATAGAAAAAGGATTTGAAGTCGGAGCTGCGGCTTATATAACCAAGAATAAAGCAGGCAAAGAACTTTTTCCTTATGTACAAGAGATACTGGATAAATCTAAACTACTCAGAGATAGATTGATTTTAGTAGTCGATGATTCAAAATACATTTTAAAAGTTGTAAATTCCGGTCTTTCTGACGCAGGATTTAATGTTATAACAGCATCAAACGGATCAGAAGCTTACGAAATTGCTTCCAATGAGCTTCCGGACCTCATTCTTTCAGATATAAACATGCCTGTTATGGATGGAATTGAATTTTGCGATAAAATTCAAAAAAATCCCGACCTTTCAAGTATCCCTTTTGTTATAATGAGTTCAGGTGGCGACCGTAGAACTATGCGCGAGTTACTGCATAAAGGAGCTTCTGCTTTTTTGGTCAAGCCTTTCAATATTGATCAGCTTGTAATTACTGCGGAAAAACTACTTAGTGACCATTTCAAAATGGTGCTGCAACAACGTGAACTCTTAAAAACAGAAAGAAATCTTATACTTGGCAGCATAACAAGCCTAATTCAGGCACTCGAAGCACGCGATCCCTATACACGTGGACATTCTGACACAGTTGCATCTATTTCAGTCAAAATTGCAAAACAAATGTCGTTTAACCCTCACGATTTAGAAAGAATCGAATTTGCTGCACGACTGCATGATCTTGGTAAAATCGGAATAAGAGATGATGTTCTTTTAAAGCCTGGTCCATTAACCTCGGAAGAATTCAATTTAATCAAACAACACCCTAGCTTGGGAGCCGAGATACTACGCCCTATTCCAAGTATGGAAGATGTTATACCGGCAGTACTTTATCATCACGAAAAAATGAACGGTCAGGGCTACCCACATGGTTTGATAGGTAATGAGATTCCGATCTGGGCTCGCG
The window above is part of the Maridesulfovibrio ferrireducens genome. Proteins encoded here:
- a CDS encoding response regulator, encoding MRNPHVLIVDDSKTIRSVLSSQLKSRSIDVTEAVDGLQGLNHIRKRHYDLVITDVIMPNMDGYQLCTEIKNNPETKSTPVIILSTNEKNEQIEKGFEVGAAAYITKNKAGKELFPYVQEILDKSKLLRDRLILVVDDSKYILKVVNSGLSDAGFNVITASNGSEAYEIASNELPDLILSDINMPVMDGIEFCDKIQKNPDLSSIPFVIMSSGGDRRTMRELLHKGASAFLVKPFNIDQLVITAEKLLSDHFKMVLQQRELLKTERNLILGSITSLIQALEARDPYTRGHSDTVASISVKIAKQMSFNPHDLERIEFAARLHDLGKIGIRDDVLLKPGPLTSEEFNLIKQHPSLGAEILRPIPSMEDVIPAVLYHHEKMNGQGYPHGLIGNEIPIWARVIAVADVYDALTTDRPYRKAMAHNKAMDIITQNSEFQLCPECVKTFKSVIPDNPMDCKELNLAECI